A region from the Simiduia sp. 21SJ11W-1 genome encodes:
- a CDS encoding cytochrome c3 family protein, with product MARSCLLEVIEAQRSYQLLVESDHLLLGDVAHAQVRAPLSAPATIAFGDSDPNLDAPSGLEVNGKCVTRAQLHPGDVLSLSATQTLTYTGIDTGILKFRLQGEYGVQPAAMQGPDATGGQGRGAFYSLLLVFLIALLSLPFWVPDFATKLPAPHDREQGSQARTHGLALEQWLSSGPLHAAHSAVSVACADCHVADKSPIPNEPCFACHTMERHFSREKTADHPLCVTCHKEHNEPGNLINADARLCSQCHNDMDTVRAVLTAGTQHNLHAFQHFDGQHPEFNPRVPPGNLNFNHKHHMAADLVEGKAALACADCHTPNGAGFKPVTFTEHCADCHRLDREGKREPWVHGNLAAVLLQFQTEVDAPIDAALALTNGDTCQQCHRVKLTSLEPTALQQATARWRLAMPTLNARFSHKRHEGRLACADCHAAKTSEQADDVLLPERRQCQSCHNQKAPEPLQQCATCHQFHRVSWE from the coding sequence ATGGCCCGCAGTTGTTTACTGGAGGTAATTGAAGCCCAACGCAGCTATCAGCTATTGGTGGAATCTGATCACCTGCTGCTAGGTGATGTCGCCCATGCACAGGTGCGTGCACCCCTTTCGGCACCGGCCACCATCGCCTTTGGCGATAGCGATCCAAACCTTGATGCCCCAAGCGGGCTTGAGGTTAACGGCAAATGCGTAACCCGTGCGCAGTTACACCCGGGCGATGTACTTTCACTTTCGGCCACCCAAACACTCACCTACACAGGCATCGATACCGGCATTTTGAAGTTTCGCCTGCAAGGTGAATACGGTGTGCAACCGGCGGCCATGCAAGGCCCCGATGCCACGGGCGGGCAGGGCCGTGGTGCGTTTTACAGTTTACTGCTGGTGTTTTTGATCGCGTTGCTAAGCCTGCCGTTTTGGGTGCCGGATTTCGCAACCAAGCTGCCCGCACCGCACGATCGTGAACAGGGCAGCCAGGCGCGCACCCATGGCCTGGCGCTCGAGCAATGGTTGTCTTCGGGGCCTCTGCATGCAGCCCACAGCGCCGTTTCCGTGGCCTGCGCCGATTGCCATGTGGCGGATAAAAGCCCCATTCCCAATGAGCCCTGTTTTGCTTGCCACACCATGGAGCGGCATTTCTCCCGTGAAAAAACCGCAGATCATCCGCTGTGTGTTACCTGCCACAAAGAACACAACGAACCGGGTAATTTGATCAATGCCGATGCGCGCCTGTGTAGCCAATGCCATAACGATATGGACACAGTGCGCGCAGTACTCACTGCCGGTACCCAACATAACCTGCACGCCTTTCAGCACTTTGATGGCCAACATCCCGAGTTCAACCCCCGCGTGCCACCGGGCAATTTGAATTTCAACCACAAGCACCACATGGCCGCTGATCTGGTTGAAGGCAAGGCCGCGCTCGCCTGTGCCGATTGCCACACGCCCAATGGCGCGGGTTTTAAGCCCGTCACCTTTACCGAACACTGCGCCGATTGCCACCGCCTGGATCGCGAAGGCAAACGCGAGCCCTGGGTGCACGGCAATCTGGCGGCGGTGTTATTGCAGTTTCAAACCGAAGTAGATGCCCCCATTGATGCCGCACTTGCGCTTACCAACGGTGACACCTGCCAGCAGTGCCATAGAGTAAAACTCACCTCACTGGAACCCACTGCCTTACAGCAGGCCACCGCCCGCTGGCGTTTGGCCATGCCCACACTCAATGCACGCTTCTCCCACAAGCGCCACGAAGGGCGCCTGGCCTGCGCTGATTGCCACGCCGCCAAAACCTCAGAGCAGGCAGACGATGTGCTCTTGCCCGAGCGCCGCCAGTGCCAGAGTTGCCACAATCAAAAGGCCCCCGAACCACTGCAGCAATGCGCCACTTGCCATCAGTTTCATCGGGTGAGTTGGGAGTAA
- a CDS encoding NAD(P)-binding domain-containing protein, which yields MKMYDVIIVGAGPAGLSAALQAKHRGLSCLVLEAGAAIANTVREFTQGKWVMAEPDQVTLRARLPFEADAREALLASWDASSEALDIHYQRPLASITGSKGRFTVGTAGGEQYSARNVVLAYGTRQPRPLQAEGAAGVKVHYQVPAEGFKNKRLLVVGAGDSALEDALLLAKHNHVVLLNRGSGFPRAKLANRQAFGRALMQGQVHCLEQAGIQAVASTEAGIAATLTVDNATQKRVVDHILVRIGTLSPRPMLEKFQLDFASPRAQHPLLDEYNQSSVPGLYVIGALSGESLIKPGINQGYEVIEHLAGQPAALLQLGALSSQLKANRAEMTAETIQQRLGCDALFKKLTPRARLRLLEKASVRQMFAGQKIVAQGEHVNSLHWIVEGGARVGEPHAPVADLSAGAIAGEFSLLSHGPATQTVRAAKKSLVISFSRASLVAAWQESPAFLHALLNIYLRRLMTLRLAPKVPAKLLSVLLARAQVHTLAPEAVAFQHSDAALFLVTGSVKQIKGDKISLFGAGSFLGLTEALENAPAPKVKNLQAESLVLALDRGLLQALLAHDPTLPVRARQMDIATEKAKVKQAVVQFFRAENLGNTKNVLAIDKDSCVGCDNCETACAATHGGVSRVNRQGGSVFANVHLPASCRHCEQAHCMSDCPADALVRAPDGTVQITDRCIGCGNCVALCPYGAITLPEPKAAKPKWMNLFGARTDARTPKAAKCDGCAGRAEGPACVSACPTGAARRVTPTELIEVIALS from the coding sequence ATGAAAATGTACGACGTAATTATTGTAGGTGCGGGCCCGGCCGGCTTATCTGCAGCCTTGCAAGCCAAACACCGGGGCTTAAGCTGCCTGGTGCTGGAAGCGGGCGCGGCCATTGCCAATACCGTGCGTGAATTTACCCAAGGTAAATGGGTGATGGCAGAGCCAGACCAGGTTACCTTGCGTGCGCGCCTGCCCTTTGAGGCCGATGCCCGTGAAGCCCTGCTGGCCAGCTGGGATGCCTCCAGTGAAGCGCTAGACATTCACTACCAGCGCCCGCTTGCCAGCATAACCGGCAGCAAAGGCCGGTTTACAGTGGGCACCGCCGGCGGCGAGCAATACAGCGCACGCAATGTTGTGCTGGCCTACGGCACGCGTCAGCCGCGGCCACTGCAAGCCGAAGGGGCGGCGGGTGTAAAAGTGCACTACCAGGTGCCGGCCGAAGGTTTTAAAAACAAACGCCTGCTGGTGGTGGGCGCCGGTGATTCCGCGCTTGAAGATGCCTTGCTGTTGGCCAAACACAATCACGTGGTTCTGCTTAACCGCGGCAGCGGTTTCCCGCGCGCCAAGCTCGCCAACCGGCAGGCCTTTGGCCGCGCATTGATGCAAGGCCAGGTGCATTGTCTGGAGCAAGCGGGCATTCAGGCGGTGGCATCTACCGAGGCCGGTATTGCCGCTACTCTCACCGTGGATAACGCCACCCAAAAGCGCGTGGTAGACCATATTTTAGTGCGCATTGGCACCTTGTCGCCGCGCCCCATGCTGGAAAAATTTCAGCTGGATTTTGCAAGCCCGCGCGCACAGCACCCGCTATTGGATGAGTACAACCAAAGCAGTGTGCCCGGCCTGTATGTGATTGGCGCGCTGTCGGGTGAGTCACTCATCAAGCCCGGCATCAACCAGGGCTATGAAGTGATTGAGCACCTGGCTGGCCAGCCGGCTGCGTTGTTGCAGTTGGGTGCGCTCAGCTCACAGCTTAAAGCCAACCGCGCCGAGATGACTGCCGAAACCATTCAGCAGCGCCTGGGTTGTGATGCGCTGTTTAAAAAATTAACGCCAAGGGCGCGCTTGCGGCTACTTGAAAAGGCAAGCGTGCGACAAATGTTTGCCGGCCAGAAAATTGTGGCCCAGGGCGAGCACGTAAACAGCCTGCACTGGATTGTTGAAGGTGGCGCACGCGTAGGCGAACCCCATGCGCCCGTTGCCGATTTATCGGCCGGTGCCATTGCCGGTGAATTCTCGCTGCTTTCCCACGGGCCTGCCACGCAAACGGTGCGGGCAGCCAAGAAAAGTCTGGTGATCTCTTTTAGTCGCGCATCGCTGGTAGCCGCCTGGCAGGAATCGCCCGCGTTTTTACACGCCTTGTTAAATATTTATTTGCGCAGGCTCATGACCCTGCGCTTGGCACCCAAGGTGCCCGCCAAACTGTTGTCGGTTTTGCTGGCCCGTGCCCAGGTGCACACCCTGGCGCCCGAGGCTGTGGCCTTTCAACATTCAGATGCCGCCCTGTTTTTGGTGACAGGCTCCGTAAAACAAATCAAAGGCGATAAAATTTCACTTTTTGGTGCCGGCAGCTTTTTAGGCCTCACCGAAGCGCTGGAAAACGCACCTGCGCCTAAAGTTAAAAACCTGCAGGCCGAAAGCCTGGTGTTGGCCTTAGATCGGGGCCTATTGCAAGCCTTGCTCGCGCACGATCCGACTTTGCCCGTGCGTGCACGGCAAATGGATATCGCCACAGAAAAGGCCAAGGTAAAGCAGGCGGTTGTGCAGTTTTTCCGCGCGGAAAATTTGGGCAACACCAAAAATGTACTGGCTATTGATAAAGACAGCTGCGTGGGCTGCGATAACTGTGAAACCGCCTGTGCCGCCACGCACGGCGGTGTATCGCGGGTGAATCGCCAGGGTGGCAGCGTGTTTGCCAATGTGCACCTGCCCGCCAGCTGCCGCCATTGTGAGCAGGCCCACTGCATGAGCGATTGCCCGGCCGATGCGCTGGTGCGCGCGCCCGATGGCACAGTGCAAATTACCGATCGCTGCATTGGTTGCGGCAACTGTGTGGCGCTGTGCCCCTATGGCGCCATTACGCTGCCCGAGCCAAAAGCTGCTAAACCTAAGTGGATGAATTTATTTGGTGCCCGCACCGACGCCCGCACACCCAAGGCTGCCAAGTGCGATGGCTGCGCGGGCCGGGCCGAGGGGCCAGCCTGTGTGAGCGCCTGCCCAACGGGTGCCGCGCGCCGGGTAACCCCCACAGAACTGATTGAGGTGATTGCACTTTCATGA
- a CDS encoding DUF1552 domain-containing protein, with amino-acid sequence MNRRRFLQSLLATGVAAPLSMGGFARMALAQGSAKLKVVFAVIPDGFGVDAYGGYNKGLWFPETGGLKDTGNFQLNEMSKHLAAYKNQSLFLKGLIVGSGTGGHNAWTTILRDTNASKTSIDLLLGDKLRGTNALMKRLYSGPHATVGAAWNVSYDGNAMIVPEINPYQLFEQVYGSGAGGMGGGSQPQSRAHLFDNANSRIQQLRANLGGSERAKLDTHLDAIEQVVTDLNASVPVAGGCTPGDAEPAAGLVSTSADYRDEVTRAHSNIVASALSCGSTRVATLQIGRSADPVAIKSVSATRNPHDCAHRYGSVTEWRDSRAWYVQQVKYLLDKLNAMPDPDVPTDSLLAHTLVVFTSEMADGAPEHMQDVPVTLIGGASGLLKHQGGRVKDLYDQGERSHWRMGKAVDMQRVWTTIGQAAGISVPYGASSIPGIFTNVN; translated from the coding sequence ATGAACCGTCGTCGATTTTTACAATCTTTGTTAGCCACAGGCGTTGCTGCACCGCTCTCTATGGGTGGCTTTGCACGCATGGCGCTGGCCCAGGGCAGTGCAAAATTAAAAGTGGTTTTTGCGGTGATCCCCGATGGCTTCGGCGTAGATGCCTACGGCGGCTACAACAAGGGCCTGTGGTTCCCCGAAACCGGCGGGCTAAAAGATACGGGCAATTTCCAGCTCAATGAAATGTCCAAGCACCTGGCTGCCTACAAAAACCAATCGCTGTTTTTAAAGGGGTTGATTGTGGGTTCCGGCACCGGTGGCCACAACGCCTGGACCACCATCCTGCGCGATACCAACGCCAGCAAAACCTCTATCGACTTGTTGCTGGGCGACAAACTGCGCGGCACCAATGCCTTGATGAAGCGTTTGTATTCCGGCCCGCACGCCACCGTGGGCGCCGCCTGGAACGTGTCTTACGATGGCAACGCGATGATCGTGCCGGAAATTAATCCCTACCAGTTATTCGAGCAGGTGTACGGCAGCGGTGCCGGTGGCATGGGGGGGGGCAGCCAGCCCCAAAGCCGCGCGCATTTGTTCGATAACGCCAACAGCCGCATTCAGCAATTGCGGGCAAACCTTGGCGGTTCTGAGCGCGCCAAGCTAGACACCCACCTGGATGCCATTGAACAAGTAGTTACCGATCTCAATGCCTCTGTACCTGTGGCCGGCGGCTGCACGCCGGGCGATGCAGAACCGGCGGCGGGCCTTGTGAGCACTTCGGCTGATTACCGCGATGAAGTGACCCGCGCGCACTCCAACATTGTGGCGAGCGCCTTATCGTGCGGCAGCACCCGCGTGGCCACTTTGCAGATTGGCCGCAGTGCAGATCCGGTGGCCATTAAATCTGTATCGGCCACGCGCAACCCGCACGATTGTGCACACCGCTACGGCAGCGTAACCGAGTGGCGCGACTCGCGCGCCTGGTACGTGCAGCAAGTGAAATACCTGCTGGATAAATTAAATGCCATGCCAGACCCGGATGTGCCCACAGACAGCCTGCTGGCCCACACGCTGGTGGTATTTACCTCCGAAATGGCCGATGGCGCACCCGAGCATATGCAAGATGTGCCCGTCACATTAATTGGTGGCGCTTCTGGTTTGTTAAAGCACCAGGGCGGGCGCGTAAAAGATTTGTACGACCAAGGCGAGCGCAGCCACTGGCGCATGGGCAAGGCCGTAGACATGCAGCGCGTCTGGACGACGATCGGCCAGGCTGCGGGCATCAGCGTGCCCTATGGCGCCAGCAGTATTCCAGGCATTTTCACCAACGTGAACTAG